A part of Homoserinibacter sp. YIM 151385 genomic DNA contains:
- a CDS encoding ABC transporter family substrate-binding protein — MPISAPRFRRVAAVAIAAGASALVLAGCTTDGGDEGAPTGGTITVATTNAFTSFNGDTPQANLDTNGMVGYLTGVSGGLGLGGFQRLDADFSILKDESFGTYEKLSDDPLTVEYKLNEGLTWSDGEPITADDMLFAWAQSSGYYDDATLDPATGEATSGTQYFSLAGSTTGLDTTALPEIGEDNLSLTLVYDKPYVDWELVNLIGKPAHVMAEKAGVTLEEFTQNLLDSPEGDPENPGEPNEILKAAADFWNTGYDVTSMPDDESLLVGSGPFVVTGFNPENDITLEKNPEYQGDLSPSYDKLIIRFIGDANAQVTALQNGEVNAIYPQPSADTLTALESANATVHEGDQVSYDHLDLKFGSDVFKDKDVREAFLKTVPRQQILESIITPINPEAEVLNSQIYVPQNADYEAAVEASGYDEWAEPDIEGAKELLDGATPTVRILYNTDNPNRVDSFNAIRQSAEEAGFKIEDAGSPDWSSLLEGGDYDASIFGWISPGAGSAGLPQILRTGGGGNYNEYSNAEADKLIDETQTELDPAALEEKKIQIDALTAEDAYGLPLFQLPGLFADNGSVEGLAYFGGQTGIVWNAQEWTLTE; from the coding sequence ATGCCAATCTCTGCACCGCGCTTCCGGCGCGTGGCGGCGGTCGCCATCGCAGCAGGCGCGTCGGCGCTCGTGCTCGCGGGCTGCACGACCGATGGCGGCGATGAGGGGGCCCCCACCGGCGGCACCATCACCGTCGCGACCACCAACGCCTTCACGTCGTTCAACGGGGACACCCCCCAGGCGAATCTCGACACCAACGGCATGGTCGGCTACCTGACCGGCGTCAGCGGCGGTCTCGGGCTCGGCGGCTTCCAGCGCCTCGATGCGGACTTCAGCATCCTCAAGGACGAGAGCTTCGGCACCTACGAGAAGCTCAGCGACGACCCGCTCACGGTCGAGTACAAGCTCAACGAGGGCCTCACCTGGTCCGACGGCGAGCCCATCACGGCCGACGACATGCTCTTCGCGTGGGCCCAGAGCTCCGGCTACTACGACGACGCGACGCTCGACCCGGCCACGGGCGAGGCGACCTCCGGCACGCAGTACTTCAGCCTCGCCGGCAGCACGACGGGTCTCGACACGACCGCGCTGCCCGAGATCGGCGAGGACAACCTCTCGCTCACCCTCGTCTACGACAAGCCGTACGTGGACTGGGAGCTCGTGAACCTCATCGGCAAGCCCGCGCACGTCATGGCGGAGAAGGCCGGCGTCACGCTCGAGGAGTTCACGCAGAACCTGCTCGACTCGCCGGAGGGCGACCCGGAGAACCCGGGTGAGCCCAACGAGATCCTCAAGGCCGCGGCCGACTTCTGGAACACGGGCTACGACGTCACGTCGATGCCGGACGACGAGTCGCTCCTCGTGGGCAGCGGTCCCTTCGTCGTCACGGGCTTCAACCCGGAGAACGACATCACGCTCGAGAAGAACCCCGAGTACCAGGGCGACCTCTCCCCGTCGTACGACAAGCTGATCATCCGGTTCATCGGCGACGCCAACGCGCAGGTCACGGCCCTCCAGAACGGCGAGGTGAACGCGATCTACCCGCAGCCCAGCGCCGACACGCTCACCGCGCTCGAGAGCGCCAACGCGACCGTCCACGAGGGCGACCAGGTCTCCTACGACCACCTCGACCTCAAGTTCGGCAGCGACGTGTTCAAGGACAAGGACGTTCGCGAGGCCTTCCTCAAGACGGTCCCGCGCCAGCAGATCCTCGAGTCAATCATCACCCCGATCAACCCCGAGGCCGAGGTGCTCAACTCGCAGATCTACGTGCCGCAGAACGCGGACTACGAGGCCGCGGTCGAGGCGAGCGGCTACGACGAGTGGGCCGAGCCGGACATCGAGGGCGCCAAGGAGCTCCTCGACGGCGCGACCCCGACCGTCCGCATCCTCTACAACACGGACAACCCGAACCGCGTCGACTCGTTCAACGCGATCCGCCAGTCCGCTGAGGAGGCCGGCTTCAAGATCGAGGACGCGGGCTCGCCCGACTGGTCCAGCCTGCTCGAGGGCGGCGACTACGACGCCTCCATCTTCGGCTGGATCTCGCCCGGCGCCGGATCCGCGGGCCTCCCGCAGATCCTCCGCACCGGCGGCGGCGGCAACTACAACGAGTACAGCAACGCCGAGGCGGACAAGCTGATCGACGAGACGCAGACCGAGCTCGACCCGGCTGCCCTCGAGGAGAAGAAGATCCAGATCGACGCGCTGACCGCGGAGGACGCCTACGGCCTCCCGCTGTTCCAGCTGCCGGGCCTCTTCGCCGACAACGGCTCCGTCGAGGGGCTGGCCTACTTCGGCGGACAGACGGGCATCGTCTGGAACGCGCAGGAGTGGACCCTCACGGAGTAG